One genomic segment of Planktothrix serta PCC 8927 includes these proteins:
- the thiS gene encoding sulfur carrier protein ThiS produces MAETITLKLNGELKTCASDLKLPEFLAQQGLNSRLIAVEYNGEILHRQFWETTEIKQGDVLEIVTIVGGGVSKDVP; encoded by the coding sequence ATGGCTGAAACAATTACTTTAAAACTTAATGGAGAGTTAAAAACCTGTGCTTCTGATCTCAAACTGCCCGAATTTTTAGCACAACAGGGCTTAAATTCCCGTTTAATTGCTGTAGAATATAACGGTGAAATTCTCCATCGTCAATTTTGGGAAACTACCGAAATAAAACAAGGTGATGTATTAGAAATTGTCACTATTGTTGGAGGAGGAGTCAGTAAAGACGTGCCATGA
- a CDS encoding thiamine phosphate synthase, whose translation MEEQYSPLAQPILYRILDANLDRTREGLRIIEEWCRFGLGSGELAEECKHLRQEIARWHTMTLRSYRNTTDDPGTELSHPQEEQRSGIEQLLQANFCRVQEALRVLEEYGKLYHPEMGKTFKQMRYQVYTLESRLLAHQRHQVLQNSYLYLVTSPGERLFAIVEAALQGGLTLVQYRDKNSTDEIRLKTAQKLCQLCHRYNALFLVNDRVDIALAVDADGVHLGQDDIPLELARQVLGPQRLIGRSTHSPEDLKRAIQEGADYIGVGPVYETPTKAGRPAAGLEYVRHAVKNSPIPWFAIGGIDMNNFDDVMATGCERVAVVRSIMNAEQPTLVTQYFLSQLNRVRNLKAYKVLPN comes from the coding sequence ATGGAGGAACAATACAGTCCCCTGGCACAACCGATCCTATATCGTATTTTAGATGCCAACTTAGACCGCACCCGTGAAGGGTTAAGAATTATTGAAGAATGGTGTCGGTTTGGACTGGGTAGTGGAGAACTCGCAGAAGAATGTAAACATCTGCGCCAAGAAATTGCCCGTTGGCATACAATGACATTGCGTTCCTATCGGAATACTACCGATGATCCGGGCACAGAATTAAGCCATCCCCAAGAAGAACAACGTTCAGGAATTGAGCAATTATTACAAGCTAATTTTTGCCGGGTGCAAGAAGCGTTACGAGTTCTCGAAGAATACGGGAAATTATATCACCCGGAAATGGGAAAAACCTTTAAACAAATGCGCTATCAAGTTTATACCTTAGAAAGCCGTTTACTCGCCCATCAACGCCATCAGGTTTTACAAAATTCCTATCTCTATTTAGTGACTTCTCCTGGGGAACGATTATTTGCAATTGTGGAAGCGGCGTTACAAGGAGGATTAACTTTAGTTCAATATCGAGATAAAAATTCTACTGATGAAATTCGGTTAAAAACTGCCCAAAAATTATGTCAACTGTGTCATCGTTATAATGCCTTATTTTTAGTTAATGATCGGGTAGATATTGCCTTGGCTGTTGATGCTGATGGAGTTCATTTAGGTCAAGATGATATTCCCCTGGAATTAGCGAGACAAGTCTTAGGCCCTCAACGGTTAATTGGTCGTTCTACCCATAGTCCAGAAGACCTAAAACGAGCCATTCAAGAAGGCGCTGATTATATTGGAGTCGGGCCTGTTTATGAAACCCCAACCAAAGCCGGAAGACCTGCTGCGGGGTTAGAATATGTTCGTCATGCGGTTAAAAATTCACCTATTCCTTGGTTTGCTATTGGAGGAATTGATATGAATAATTTTGATGATGTCATGGCGACGGGTTGCGAGCGTGTTGCTGTTGTTCGTTCAATTATGAACGCGGAACAACCGACTTTAGTGACTCAATATTTTCTTTCCCAATTAAATCGTGTTAGAAATTTAAAAGCTTACAAAGTGTTACCCAATTAA
- a CDS encoding DUF1565 domain-containing protein, producing MTRQLAIPQSCSSFVRTAIAFPSPFLLMVLRSFSPLILVSLGLGLFYPISGLAVPPRNQPITQASNRSNSVIYVSSTTGNDGGQGTQQSPLRTITKAVSMAQANTAIILAPGTYSSQSGEQFPIILHSNMMLQGNPNTKGKDVVINGGGFYTSRTFARQNIAVLGANGAKISGVTITNSNERGYGLWIESSSLIVTQNTFIGNTHDGISVVGMSAPIIQDNYFAQNGANGMTIYGNSRPEVRNNDFQNTGFGINIAQNAAPFVIGNRVFDNKDGVVIQANARPILRDNQIERNQRDGIVAIAQSLPDLGNTQEPGRNIIRNNGRYDLNNGTIGQQIQAYGNQLSAAKVFGAIALSGTYTPASAPSPLVSRVLNSSSARQQPVAVVANDPSTMTPINTTSALPVYLPESNPTTQSTIPIPVPPPTPTQTPTARAIPIPVPPPESPGLTPLPNTRTPQPAARTSPSANSTAVGLVSVFSRLILNRPASGSSAPRPQSQQTPQAITQPPQPIQPTSIAAIGILAVPGPDIPIGSGGGLLPNEVSSAGGGDIPLSPTALGLRYRVVVESSNDTELRRIRSIVPEAFQTVVQGRQVIQAGAFRDQYRANSLLQQLTSNGLRARIELMN from the coding sequence ATGACAAGGCAACTCGCTATTCCTCAATCTTGCTCATCTTTTGTCCGAACTGCGATCGCATTTCCTTCTCCATTTTTATTAATGGTACTGCGATCTTTTTCCCCATTAATATTAGTTAGTTTGGGTTTAGGACTGTTTTACCCCATATCTGGGTTAGCAGTTCCTCCAAGAAATCAACCCATTACCCAGGCAAGTAATCGTTCTAATTCAGTGATTTATGTCAGTTCTACCACCGGAAATGATGGCGGACAAGGGACACAACAATCTCCTTTGAGAACGATTACAAAAGCGGTGAGTATGGCTCAAGCTAATACGGCAATTATTTTAGCACCGGGAACCTATAGCAGCCAAAGTGGAGAACAATTTCCGATTATTCTTCACTCGAATATGATGCTACAAGGAAATCCGAATACAAAGGGCAAAGATGTTGTGATTAACGGAGGCGGGTTTTATACCAGCCGAACTTTTGCCCGACAAAATATTGCGGTATTGGGAGCCAATGGAGCCAAAATTAGTGGTGTCACGATTACCAATTCCAATGAACGGGGTTATGGATTATGGATTGAATCGAGTTCTTTAATTGTTACTCAAAATACATTTATTGGCAATACCCATGATGGCATTTCTGTTGTGGGAATGAGTGCGCCGATTATTCAAGATAATTATTTTGCTCAAAACGGGGCAAATGGGATGACAATTTATGGGAATTCTCGCCCGGAAGTTCGGAATAACGATTTTCAAAATACCGGATTTGGAATTAATATTGCTCAAAATGCCGCCCCGTTTGTGATTGGAAATCGTGTTTTTGATAATAAAGATGGGGTCGTAATTCAAGCAAACGCTCGACCGATTTTACGCGATAATCAAATCGAACGGAATCAACGGGATGGTATTGTGGCGATCGCTCAATCCTTACCCGATCTCGGCAATACTCAAGAACCGGGACGCAACATAATTCGCAATAATGGCCGTTATGACCTCAACAATGGGACAATCGGCCAACAAATTCAAGCCTACGGGAATCAACTCTCCGCCGCTAAGGTGTTTGGAGCGATCGCCTTATCGGGAACCTACACCCCGGCGTCCGCCCCTTCTCCCCTAGTTAGTCGGGTTTTAAACTCCTCCTCTGCTCGTCAACAGCCAGTGGCCGTTGTTGCCAATGATCCCTCGACGATGACCCCGATTAATACCACATCCGCCCTTCCCGTCTATCTTCCCGAATCCAATCCTACAACTCAAAGCACCATTCCGATTCCTGTTCCTCCTCCCACACCGACCCAAACCCCTACAGCCAGAGCGATTCCCATCCCCGTCCCTCCTCCAGAGTCCCCTGGTTTAACCCCTTTACCCAATACTCGCACCCCCCAACCTGCTGCTAGAACTTCCCCATCGGCAAACTCAACCGCAGTGGGATTAGTCTCAGTATTTTCTCGCTTAATCTTAAATCGTCCGGCGTCTGGCTCATCGGCCCCCCGTCCCCAATCTCAACAAACACCCCAGGCCATTACCCAACCCCCCCAACCCATTCAACCTACCTCTATTGCTGCAATTGGGATTTTAGCGGTTCCAGGGCCAGATATTCCCATCGGGTCAGGAGGCGGTTTACTTCCCAATGAGGTATCGAGTGCCGGAGGTGGCGATATTCCCCTGAGTCCGACGGCTTTGGGATTACGCTATCGGGTTGTGGTGGAAAGTAGTAATGATACTGAATTGCGTCGGATTCGGTCAATTGTCCCAGAAGCGTTTCAAACGGTGGTACAAGGGCGACAGGTGATTCAAGCGGGAGCTTTTCGAGATCAATATCGGGCCAATTCGCTATTACAACAGTTAACCAGTAATGGATTAAGGGCCAGGATTGAATTGATGAATTAG